The genomic stretch TTTGGAAATACCTAAGTGTTGGGTTATGGATATATGTGGAGAACTGAATGGATGAGTCGGGATTACCTCCCATGGTAATAGCTCCCTAGAAAGTATCTAGCTTATCCTATGTATCCCTATCATAGGATACTTTAGCTACAACAACTGAGCCATACTAGAATCCTAATAGATTTGCAAACTCCCTATAGTTATAGGTATACTCATGCCTAAATAATCTGAATGTAATGTTTCCCCTGTTAAATCCACGACAACTATAAGGCTCGTAGTTAAATGAACTTAGGATTCAAGAGTAAGGTTCTGGTAAGTAACATTTTTGCTCTCTAAATACTCATCCCAATCTAACTGGCTACACATGGATCTGATATACGGCTTGATCCCTAGGGTCTCTAAGCATTGAGAGTCAGGGTATATGGTAGGTAAGATGGGTCTCTAGGATAATTCCTCATAGCGTTTCTTTTGGGTATCATCTCTGAAATGAACGTGCATGTTATCAAAGTTCTTCATTCTGAAAGTATAGTTAGTAGGAATAAAGAACGTGGAGACCTGAAGTGAAAACAACAAACAGTTAGTCTTGTTGGTAGGAAGAAAATAAATTACCGTTATATATAAAGAAAGAAAATATgcataataataaaaaataaaattgtgggttgcctcccacgcagcggTTTGTTTAATGTCGGTAGCTCAACAAAATAAAGAGATGCAAATGCTCATGGGGGTTCTTTAGAGGATAATTCCTCGATTGAACTTCCAGTAGTCTTTGGTTTCCATTGCCCCTTATCGAGCCATCTCTCATATCCTTCAccttttctttttccttttctccAAAGTGGTTCAAGTATTATTCTAGGTATTAGCCTTTTCGATTTAGCTTTTTCTTTCCTTACCTTAAAAGCTAATAATTCACTATTTTCTCGAGTTTCATGGTCCTCTAATCTTCTATTCTTGTGTGGGACCTTGGATAGAGGTAGATTTAGTTTTTAGAGTCTCTATTCTTTTCTTATCTAAAATTTTCTCAACCTCATTATCGCTCTCCTTAGGATTTTCGATCTGTTTTTCACTACTGGTTGCTACTATAGTCGTGTGTTTCTTAGAGAAAGGGCCTAAAGATGTTTGTGCAAGTAGGGAGATTTTAGTCTCCAATGCTTAACTTCCAGTCACCATTGACTCAACCAACGTGTCCAGTTTCTTAAGGTTTTCTTTAGTTATGAAAAATTGGTTCCTAAACTCTTTATTATGCATGGTTTGTGTTGCCATAAATTTTCGCATGGTGTATTCTAGTTTGGAGAGAGTTAGGTCTCAATGTAATTATCCCATATGCTCTTAAGATTGGATTTATGAGACTCATGCGGTACTTCATAATATTGAGACCGGTAATTGTAAGAATTTTTGTGTCGATGCATAGTAATAAAGATTATAGTGCCTTAatctagacggtgtaacaacaaGTTTCAATATTTTTACGtaattggtccccgacaacggtgTCAAAcacttgatcgcgactttatgagttTATCGGATTACCTAACTGCAAGTATACAATCTATCActtagttttaaaagatattgatccAACAGAGACCAATAGTCAAATCTATCGTATCTAATTGTcacggtgtttatctaaggcaaTTGAATTAAGAATGAAAAAAGATGCAATAATAAACTTTAATAAATTCAGACAAATAATACTAGAATGTGATTCACATCAATTAACGATGCTCTTGTTATTTCTAAATAAAATTACTTTATGGGGCAATGTTTTCTAACTTGAAAAAGAATTCCATTAAACAGGAAGTGTCGCTTTTGGCGTATTCAGAACCGGATTTTACTCCTTAATTTATACCGTCCACTGTCACATATGACCCATGCTTGTTGCGTTAAAGTAGTAAAACCTATTTTAAGGAATTGGACTCTTTACATAGttgaaaaataattttgattGGTAAGTTTAAATAAAAAGGGTCCCCAGCTTCCGCTCAGGTGATGGGATCCTAATCCTATAAGCGCACGCGTTTGCAAATAGTTTTAAAACCACCTTCTAGAAATACTAAACTTCCTAAGTAATTAATAAAGTGCTTTCGTGGTATTTACTAACAAAAAATAAACTAATTTTACTCTTTAGTGTCAGACGGCTTTTGATCTTACTGACATTATCATTATCCTACTTTCGTAGTAACATATTAGATTAAGTTCGGAAAAATCGCGTTAAAACACAAAACAACCCACAATTGTAATCCTAAAGAAATAACAATTAGAGTACCTCCAAATGATGGTCCTCACATCCCAGCGTCAGTAAATTAGCTAGACATAATTACGATAAACAAATAAGTAATTGGTTTAGATTTAGAATTAAACATAATGACAGATTTAATAAAAAATGGTTTTAAAAACAAAAAGCGAGGAAATTAATTTAGGGAAAATAAATTGCGGGAAATAAAATGCGAGGAAAGTAAAGCGAGGAAATTAAATAGGCAAGGCAATTAAAACGTAAATAAAGCTGAATAAAATAAGAACATGCTCCAATCAGAGACTTGAATCTGGTACAATGCAAGTAGACGGAAATAAACTTTGACAAAAAGTAAATGCGGGAAGATAAATAACTTCAAAATAAAGGTGCTCCAAACTTGATACACGAACAAAATACAATAACTCCTTGATGTAAATAGTTAAAGCTCTAAGAATACTAAATTTTATGACTTATGCTTGTGCTAAGCTTGGATGCTTGGAAAATGATTTTTTCACCTATTTATAGTGTTCCAAGGTccaagatatcaagtggtaggtTTCTTCATTCGTGGGAGAGAGTATAAGAGTGCATGGGGTGAGTGAGAGACCAAGCAAGCCCACTTTCCAACCACTTGGCTCTTACAAAGGATGGCGAATGCCATACCAAGGTGGCGAACACGACCTTCCAAAAGTGTGGAAGAAGTGGTCAATTGACCGTTGAGGTGTGGGACACGTCATTCACCTGGTGGCTATCTCCATGGAGAATGCCATGTAGGCCGCCTTGAGTGTAATTTCCCATTTTTTCTTCGTTTTGCATCTGAATCGCTTTGTTTCTTCGCACATGGCTCCTATATGGTCAAATACATGAAATACAGACTAAATACCCACATAACACGTGAAATAGAGGTAAAAAGATAATAAAACATGTATAATACGAGTCAAAATAACGGTGTAATTTGGTGTTATCAACTACTTTTGGCATGACGTAGGATATTAGAAAATCACAATTAGgtgcattcattttttattatcAAGACTTTGTTTCCAATATTATCATCAGTCCAATTAGAATTCTGATATTCCCACCACTAATTCCCTCTTACTCTTTGCTCCCTTTCATTCCTTTAAAATTCCACTTTTGACCTAAAGTTCCTATTTTTCTCATTTAATTAAACAAtcaattaaattattattattttaattatctaaaataattttaaattattCTAGATTAATCTTATGCTCACAACCCCTTAATTATTCTCCCATCTCAAGGACACATACCCTATAATCTTATTTCTATAATAATTTATTAATTCAGACAAAAATAAAACaggggtgttacaactctcccccacttcaagaatttccgccctcgaaaattacctgaAGAAAACAGAGTCGGATACAACTCTCTCATCTTCTCCTCATGCTCCAAAGTCATGCTCCCACCAACTGGTCCTCCCCAAACTTTCTTTACCAAGGCAATCCATTTACCACGTAGTTGCTTCCTGATCTTCTATCCGTATGGGTGATGTCGGAATAGTTAGGTTATCTCTCATCTGCATATCATacacttggatcacatgagacgAATCCGGAATATATCTCCTCAATTGAGATATCATGAAGATTAGCTAGCGGCGGTGGCAAGGCAATCTGATAAGCCACATCTCCTATCCTCTGCAAGATCTGGTACGGACCAACAAAACGCGGCGTGATCTTTCGAGACTTCAAGGCCCGACCAACACTAGTTACAGGGGTAACCCTAAAAAACACATGGCCCCTCTCTTGGAACTCAATTGCCTTTCTtctcttatcatggtaactcttctggAAACTCTGTGAAACtctcatcttctcttgaatcatcttgATCTTCTTAAAAGTATGTTACACAATCTCGGGTCCAATTACTGCACTCTCACTAGATTTGTGTCAACACAGAGGTGTCATATACCTCCTACCATACAACGCCTCAAACGTGGCCATCCCAATACACAAATGTAAATTATTATTATAAGTGAACTAAATCAACGAAAAATAGCTATCTCAAGCACTTCCTTGTTCTATCACACAAGCCATCAACATATCCTCTAACAATTGGATAGTCCTCTCTATTTTCCCATCAGTCTGCCAGTGATAAGCGGAACTCAACTTTACCTTAGAACCTATGACTTCTTGTAAACTTTGCCAAAACCTTGACGTGAACCTCAAATCTCTATCTGATACAATTCTTGAAGGAATACCATGCAAAATAAAAATCTTCTCAATATAAAGCTCTGCTAAGTTCTACAAAGTATAGTTGATCCTGATCGGTATGAAATGAGCCAATTTAGTTAGCCTATCAACAATCACCTAAATAAAATCACATCATTTCGTCATCTTCGGTAAACTTGTTATGAAATCGATGGAAAATtctatcccatttccactctaGAATACTCAAAGGTTGCATTAGACCTGACGGTTTCAGAtgttcaatcttcgacttctgacaaaTCGAAAAAGCATAAACAAATTCAGCTACTTCCTTTTTCATTCCTGACCACCAAAAAATTTCTTTAAGTCCTTATATATCTTAGTGGCACCGAGATGAATACTCATCTTAAGCTCGGGTACATCTGGTACACAAACCCTGTGTCGTAACCTCATCACACCATTCTTATCAACTCTGAAGTCACCACCCATATTTTGATTGATTAACACAAGTCAGACAACTAATCCCATATCGGTCATCTGCCCCTCTCTGATCTCTTCAAGAATGTCACTAGTGAGCTTTAAAATATCCAACTTCACACTATTAAGGGTCTCTTCACATACTAAACTCGTGTCTTTGAATTACTCGATCATCTCTAGATCTTGAACCATCAATATCGACATATGCAAAGATTTCATGATCAATGCATCAACAACAACGTTAGCCTTACCCGAATGGTAACTCAAGtcaaaatcataatctttcagaAACTCGAGCCACCCcctctgcctcatattcaattccttctgatcaataaatatttcaaactcttgtgatcactgaacacttcaaATATGGAGCCAAACAAGTAgtgcctccaaatcttcaacacGAATACTACTGCTGCCAACTCAAGATCATGCGTAAGATAATTCTTTTCATGAAATCTCAATTGCCTCTAAGCATAACACACAACCTGACCCTTCTGCATCAATTGACCTTCCAGATCCATCTTCGAAGCATCAAAATATACAATAAAGGACTCACCTGGATTCGGAAAAATCAAAATTGGATCAAAcgtcaacttcttcttgagttaTTGAAAACTCTCTTCACAATGCACATCCAAAATATAGGCTTGACCCTTGCGAGTCAACTGAGTCAACGACAATGCTAACTTCGAAAaaccttcaatgaacttcctgtagtaaccagctaatccaagaaaacttctaatctcagtgACACACTTCAGAGTATCTCATTGTAACACAACATCTATCTTCGATGGATCCACAACTATACCACCACTAaaaatcacatgaccaaggaaactcaccTCTCTTAACCAGAACTCGCACTTGGACAACATTGCGTATAAGTGGTTCTCTTTCAATGTCTACAATACAATTCTCAGATGTTCCACATGCTCTTCATCAGACTTTGAGTATGTCAGGATGTCATCTATAAACATAACCACGAACTGGTCTAAATACAGATGAAAGACTCTATTCATGTATTCCATGAACACTCTAGGCACATTAGATACACCAAACAACATAACTGAATACTCATAGTGACCATACCTCGTTCTAAAAGACCTCTTCGAAATATCTTCCAGTTTCACACGAATCTAATGATAACCCGAATGCAAATCtatcttgctaaacacacaagcacctaccaactgatccatcaaatcatcaatcctcataagtggatacttgttcttgaCAATCACCTTATTCAGCTGTCGATAATCCACACATAGCCTCATATTACTGTCCTTCTTCTTCACTAATAACACCGGCGCACCCCATGGCAAACACTCGAACGAACAAACTTCTTCTCCAACATATCTTCTAGTTGCTTCTTGAATTCACCCAGCTCTAAAGCAGACATCATCTAAGGAGGCATCGACACCGGACTAGTACCATGTATTAAGTCTATAAAAAACTCAACCTCGTGCTCTGACGGAAAATCACTAATATCATTTGGAAACACTTCTGGAAAATCACTCACCATAGGTAGCTGGTCCAATACAAGTTTAGTTACTTCCTTCATAGAAGATAATATCATAAACACTGGACCATCGTCCTTCACAAACTCATTCACTTGCTTAGCCGACATGAACAACTCATCACTAGTATCAAACTCTAGAAATGACATTGTCTTGGCAAAACAGTTGATATGAACATGATTGAACTCCAACCAGCTCATTCCAAGGGTAATATCGAGATTCCTCAAAGGTAGACACACTGAATCCATACCAAAACTCTTACCATAGATAGTAAGCGGACAATTCAAATAAACCCACGAAGTAATTACCGGACCTAGAGTTGGGGTATCAACAATCATGTTCCCATCCATAAAAGACAATTTCAAACCCAACTTCTCAACATAATCAAGCGAAACAAATGAATGTGTTGCACTCATGTCAATAATAGCAATAGAAGGGATACTAATTATAAAACACATACGTCGAATCAAACAGTCATCACTAGTAGTCTTTGTCCCAGTCAAATCAAAGACTTTCCATCCCGAATGTGCTTTCTTTGGCTTCTGAAAATTGGTAACGATATGACCCTTTTCGCCACAGTTATAACAAATCGGACCATCACTCGAACAATGCACAACACAGTGACCTGTCTTACCACACTTAAAGAACCCCAGAACATTATTCTTGCACTCATTAGCACGGTGGCCCGACTcaccacacttgaaacacttaaCAGAAGCTGAAGTTCCTCCTCCACTTGGATTTTCTCATTTGTAGCCGGTTGCTTTCCTTTGTCAACTAGAGCAGTGTATGGTTTTCCCATAAACTGattctttctctttctctcactAACACTCCTGTAGTGAGAGGAATGAGCCCTGCAGTCCTCATCATAAATCCTACACTTGTTCACTAGAGTAGGACACCTGCGAATCTCCTGGTAGCCAATACCCTACTTAATCTCAGGTCGTAGTCCGTTCTCAAACTTAATGCACTTGGATTCCTCCACAGGCACACCATTGTAATGAGCGCAGAACTTCACTAGTTCCTCAAACTTGGAGGCATACTCAGCAACCGTCATGTTTCCTTGCTTATGCTCAAGAAATTCAATATCCTTCTTGCTACACACATCTTCAGGAAAATACTTCTCAAGGAATCGCACCCTGAACACAACCCAAATGATCTCAGCACCAACAACGTCTAGTCTCTGGtgagtgttattccaccaatccTCAGCTTCCTAAGACAACATGTGAGTACCAAACAATACCTTATGCTCTTCAGTACATGACATTACTCAGAAGATCTTCTCGATCTCTTTGAGCAACACCTGAGCACCCTCTAGATCATACTTGCCCTTGAACGTCGCCAGAATATTCATCTGAAATTTTTCCAAACCCCAAAACTCATCACCTGCCTAATTCTGATATCCGTGTAGTGCTTAAGCCATTGACTCTAAAGCATCAACAATAGCGTGATCGTTTCTTATAGCCATTCTGCATATCATCAGATAAACATTAGAAGAAACAACGCATCGACATTGTACACCCATATTTCACATACTAGGGACTCGACTACATTAAAAAACTGGTCGGAAtgaccgacctgctctgataccaccAATGTAATACGCTTCTAAATCCCGCATACAATTATCAgatattttaattaaaatatttgaTAATTGTATATGGAgtttagaagggtgttacattagttTACGAAAATCTACCAGATTAATCCCAATTCCTACTGCTATCACACTCTAAACTCATCTATGATTTCCTGGATTCATAGATCAACAACACATTACAACAATATCATCATATTCATCATCTCTAAATCATCAAATTTCCATCAAAATCAACATGATTCATTTGATTCAAGCACATCACAACAGCAACATATAAATACATATGGTTATAATTTATATCATTGCATATAAAAATAGTATTATCATCATCAATCAAAAGAATAACAAACCCTATGGAAGGTTATGAGTTCCTTCACTGTACCCTTCCTTCATACCCCTTATTATTGAATCAATTTCTCACCCTTACCTCAATCCTTAGCAGAAAATTTTGGTTTTAATGTGTTCTTCCTTCCTAAAACTTCAAGTTTCAACCTCTTGCTCTTgcctcttttctctcttttctcaCATTTGTACGATCTGACAAAACTCTAACCTAAAGTGTTTTTAATTTAAATAGTTAGGCTTCCATCTTTCTAAAGTTAAAACTTAACTCCACCACTAATTCCCTCTTACTCTTTACTCCCTCCCATTCCTTTAAAATTTCACTTTTGATCCAAAGTCCCTATTTTTGTCATTTAGTTAAATAATCAATTAAATCATTATTATTTAAATTATCTAAAATAACTCTAAATTATATATGGATTAATCATATGGTCACAATCCCTTAATTATTCTCCCATCTCAAGGATACATACCCTATAATCCTATTTCTGTAATAATTTAATTAATCCagataaaaataaaattgaagtGTTACACAAGTTCGTATATTTCTCACGAATTATTTATCTTTGTGACTTAGATATGTGAATTCTAAAGAGAATAAAGTGAAATGAGAACCTTCATTACATAAATGAAATCTACTTATATACTATGTACATCAATAACGGTTAACAACGGTTATGCATCCATCATTTGACATGAATCTTCTTCGTGAATTTTTGTCTTCTGATGTATTTCTACATGACTATGATTCTTGAAATGCTTCAAACCGTCATTGCTGTCGAAAAATGCCTTCAAATCACCCAATCATATATATCGAAAACTCCATTTGTTAAATTTGTAATTTGGTGTTGATAACATAACTTAGCTACCTATACTTAACATTTATATCCACTTCGTATCTCACATTCATGTAGAAAAATTAAGTCGAAAATCCCGTGCTAACAACCCGTGAGCAAATCAAGATACGGTTTATAATATTCACCAGAAATTGAGGTCATTTGTGTTATGCTTATAGTTCATTTCACTACATAAAAGTAACAACATGGAGGTAAGAATCAATACTGTCCGTCACGTAACATTGTTCTAAATGTCTCGGATCAGATAAACCTATCAAACTAGCTAACTTTGCTTTCACATCTCTCCTTTTTGGTATAACTATTTTATAACATTAATTCTTTAAATTCCAAAAAGGCAATTAGAACTTAGaagggaaaaagaaagaaatTAGTTACAAAAAAGAATATATAAATCCCATTATTCAACTTAATAAAGTTGGAATCCAAGTCATTCTTCAACAATCAAATTGATATTATTTCTTCCATTCCTCTTAGCACTTAGGTTTCTCTGATTAGTTCAAGAGTCATAACGCACAAGGTTCGCCACAAAATCATACCTTTCTACTTTGTTATGATGAGATTCTTGAAAGCGCACGGAGTTGGCTTTTATTTTTTCTTACATAGAAACGACTATtttggtatatatatatatataattcatcattaaattaaaaattattattattatacagTTCACGCATataaaatttcacatcaattaaaaattatttgatatattaaaaagaatgataaaaattaggaatttttataaaattttataaGATGTTAATTTTTATGTATCTCGTCGACATGTCAAATGATTTACGGTTGATATTAACATTTATAGACATGATATATATGATAATAACTTTCAATCCAACGGTGAATTTTCTTATACGAATATTCGATAAAGAGTTATTGAAGATGTCGTGTTACTAAGTTTGACACTTTGATGTCATTTGATCTTgactttatatatatatatatatatatatatatatatatatatatatatatatatatatatatatatatatatatatatatatatatatatatatatatatattaactTACTTTCTAAGTAACTTTGCATTGAGTTACTCCACTTAGTTACTCATTATAGATATTAAATTTCATCTATTCGAGTGCTGAATTCTAAGTTTTTATCGAGTTGAGTATGTGTACAAATATTTAGATAACTTTAAAATGATTTGATACTTCATTTAATAGATTCAATTGGAAACATAAAATGTTTTTTAAAAACACAAATAGTTCTCAACTATTCAACTCCATGGTTGTAATTGTCgtttaaaaattatatatatatatatatatatatatatataatatatatatatatatatatatatatatatatatatatatatgatctATTTGATAAGAACTTTGAATTCAACATTTGGATTTGTgaaatttaatatttaaaatgAGTTATTAAGTGGAATAACTCAATGCGCATTTACTTGTGGAGTAAATTGATATTATGTTTTTAGGCTGATTAGTTAGTTGTTTTTTCCTTTATTTTAGGAACAATTAGTAGCACATGAGCCTTTTTTCCCAATATATAAGAAGTATATCCCATctttttaatatattttatttgatttggGATGTTGGGAAAACTCCAATCTTAAAGTTAACcgaatcaatcttgatgaataagattCAATCTTTCTGATTGATCACGCATCTTGTTCTTCACCTTTTACTCAGATGAAACAATAACTCCTTGGTTGCAACATAATTCTACACTACACAGTAAAttaaagaagaaaaaaaaatacaattgaaagtgagagaaaagagaaattctagaggaagaagaagaatggaaTGTGATTGTGCAAACTGCACTCTAAGTGTTTGATAATGTGTGTTAATCACAACTATGATTTTAGGAAGTGCACAATGCAAAACTTATTGAATCATTGCAAAAGAAATAGAGATCATCTCTATTTATAGTAGAGGTTACCTGCACTCCAAGTAATCACAAAATAACCATCTCAACTAAAACTAAGCTAAGTTAATTATTTCGACTATGTCGACTCCTTCGACAACTAGATGCTTCGACTGCATGCGTGGACATGCTATATTTGAATTTTTATCAAATATAGCAAATACTAGCTATGTTCGACACAAACTAATTTTGACACATGTCGAATACAAACACTATTTCAACTTCAACATAAAGAATTACATATTTAACACTCACCTAATTCATTGTGCCTAAGTTATACACATTCATCATTGTTCTTAATCTCTTGAACAATTTGACTTACACAACCTTCGTCATGATATCTGCAATCTGATTCTATGATCTGCAATGCTCCAGGCTCAACTTTCCATTTGCTACTTGCTCTCTCAAGTAATGAAACCCCATTTCGATGTGTTTTCTTCTTCCATGTGATATCAGATTCTTTTCCAGGTTGATAGAagacatgttgtcgatcttcatggtcATTGCTCCATGATTATTCCTTGTAATTTATTCAACTAGATTCATCATCCATGTTGTTTGGCATGTACAAAGTGAAGTTGTTATGTATTCTGCCTCGCATGATGATAAAGCTACTACCTGTTACTTTCTTGAACTTCATGTGATTGGCGCACCACATAACATGAACATATATCCTGCTGTCGGTTTTCTATCTTCAGCATCACCACAACAACTAGA from Lathyrus oleraceus cultivar Zhongwan6 chromosome 7, CAAS_Psat_ZW6_1.0, whole genome shotgun sequence encodes the following:
- the LOC127102841 gene encoding uncharacterized protein LOC127102841; the encoded protein is MDVKCAFLNEPLDEEVHVTHPVGFVKDDQEKKAYMLHKILYGLKQAPRAWNKKIDDFLREKEFENCSIEHVVYARRSMSELIILCLYVDDLLITGSCKKKIEDFKHDLSKEFEISDLGNFSYFLGIKFYKSDRGLMMHQRRYIGETLKRFEKQDCNLTSTSVESRLMAIRNDHAIMNILATFKGKYDLEGAQEAEDWWNNTHQRLDVVGAEIIWVVFRVRFLEKYFPEDVCSKKDIEFLEHKQGNMTVAEYASKFEELVKFCAHYNGVPVEESKCIKFENGLRPEIKSVSERKRKNQFMGKPYTALVDKGKQPATNEKIQVEEELQLLLSVSSVCGKTGHCVVHCSSDGPICYNCGEKGHIVTNFQKPKKAHSGWKVFDLTGTKTTSDDCLIRRMCFIISIPSIAIIDMSATHSFVSLDYVEKLGLKLSFMDGNMIVDTPTLGPVITSWVYLNCPLTIYGKSFGMDSVCLPLRNLDITLGMSWLEFNHVHINCFAKTMSFLEFDTSDELFMSAKQVNEFVKDDGPVFMILSSMKEVTKLVLDQLPMVSDFPEVFPNDISDFPSEHEVEFFIDLIHGTSPVSMPP